The following are encoded together in the Magnetospirillum gryphiswaldense MSR-1 v2 genome:
- the ccoP gene encoding cytochrome-c oxidase, cbb3-type subunit III, translating into MAHVEHDVISGQNTTGHEWDGIKELNTPLPKWWVYVFWATVIWAIGYWVAMPTWPTTSDYSRGMMGYSSRADLANELDLQKKARSQWLAKLEAASLQQIKDDKTLLNYAMAGGKIAFGDNCSACHGSGGVGVAGAYPRLADDEWIWGGSLDDIHQTIQYGVRNENSNSRQSEMLAFGTGDALDKTQVDQLADYVLSLSSKTPAAGSPGEAIFAERCTACHQEGGVGTKELGAPALNNNIWLFKGDKESAKQGVINQVTKPRHGAMPAWAGRLDAATIKMLAVYVHSMGGGK; encoded by the coding sequence ATGGCTCACGTTGAACATGACGTGATCTCCGGTCAGAACACGACCGGTCACGAGTGGGACGGCATCAAGGAGTTGAACACTCCTCTGCCGAAGTGGTGGGTGTACGTTTTCTGGGCGACCGTGATCTGGGCCATCGGCTATTGGGTCGCCATGCCGACCTGGCCGACCACCAGCGATTACAGCCGCGGCATGATGGGCTATTCGTCCCGCGCCGATCTGGCCAATGAGCTGGATCTGCAGAAGAAGGCCCGGTCCCAGTGGCTGGCCAAGCTGGAAGCTGCCAGCCTGCAGCAGATCAAGGACGACAAGACCCTGCTGAACTACGCCATGGCTGGCGGCAAGATCGCCTTCGGCGACAATTGCTCGGCTTGCCATGGTTCGGGCGGTGTCGGCGTTGCCGGCGCTTATCCCCGTCTGGCCGATGACGAATGGATTTGGGGCGGCAGCCTCGATGACATTCATCAGACCATCCAGTACGGCGTCCGCAACGAAAACAGCAACTCGCGTCAAAGCGAAATGCTGGCTTTCGGCACCGGCGATGCCCTGGACAAGACCCAGGTCGACCAATTGGCCGATTATGTCCTGTCGCTGTCCTCGAAGACCCCCGCTGCCGGTTCGCCGGGCGAGGCCATCTTCGCCGAACGCTGCACTGCCTGCCACCAGGAAGGCGGCGTTGGGACCAAGGAACTGGGTGCCCCGGCCTTGAACAACAACATCTGGCTGTTCAAGGGTGACAAGGAAAGCGCCAAGCAAGGCGTGATCAACCAGGTCACCAAGCCGCGTCACGGCGCCATGCCCGCTTGGGCTGGTCGTCTGGACGCCGCCACCATCAAGATGCTGGCTGTCTACGTCC
- a CDS encoding cbb3-type cytochrome oxidase subunit 3 has translation MTLEAISEFFRSLWGVWLMVLFLGIVFYAFRPRNKDRLEEYGNIPLRDDDDKER, from the coding sequence ATGACTCTCGAGGCGATCTCGGAGTTTTTCCGCTCCCTGTGGGGGGTTTGGTTGATGGTTTTGTTCCTGGGGATCGTTTTCTACGCCTTCCGTCCGCGTAACAAGGACCGGTTGGAAGAGTACGGAAACATCCCCCTCAGGGACGATGACGACAAGGAGCGCTAA
- the ccoO gene encoding cytochrome-c oxidase, cbb3-type subunit II, with amino-acid sequence MSIFKHHAKVETNVFFLAVGILLTVIVGGLVEVVPLFTIESTIEKVEGVRPYSPLEQAGRDIYVREGCYNCHSQMIRPFKDEVERYGHYSLAAESKYDHPFQWSSKRTGPDLARVGGKYTNDWQVRHLINPRDVVPESIMPGYPHLKRPLDQSTIVGNLTALSIVGVPYTAEQLKNAKAHLVEQATSDAGAESAIAKAYPKAKVGDFDGNPQVVSEMDALVAYLQVLGTMVDFTTVDHTKIQR; translated from the coding sequence ATGTCTATCTTCAAGCATCACGCCAAAGTCGAAACCAACGTCTTCTTCCTGGCTGTCGGCATTCTGCTGACCGTCATCGTCGGCGGCTTGGTTGAAGTTGTGCCGTTGTTCACCATCGAGTCGACCATCGAAAAGGTGGAAGGCGTGCGTCCGTACAGTCCGCTCGAGCAGGCTGGCCGTGACATCTACGTCCGCGAAGGCTGCTATAACTGCCACAGCCAGATGATCCGTCCGTTCAAGGACGAGGTCGAACGCTATGGCCATTACAGCCTGGCGGCCGAGTCGAAGTACGATCACCCCTTCCAGTGGTCGTCCAAGCGTACCGGCCCCGATCTGGCCCGTGTTGGTGGCAAGTACACCAACGACTGGCAGGTCCGCCACCTGATCAACCCTCGTGACGTCGTCCCGGAATCGATCATGCCCGGCTATCCGCACCTGAAGCGGCCGCTGGACCAGTCGACCATCGTCGGCAATCTGACTGCCTTGTCCATCGTGGGTGTTCCCTACACGGCCGAGCAGTTGAAGAACGCCAAGGCCCATCTGGTGGAGCAAGCCACGTCCGACGCCGGTGCTGAATCGGCGATCGCCAAGGCTTACCCCAAGGCCAAGGTCGGCGATTTCGACGGCAACCCGCAGGTGGTTTCGGAAATGGACGCCCTGGTGGCCTATCTTCAGGTCCTGGGCACCATGGTCGATTTCACCACCGTGGATCACACCAAGATCCAGCGCTAG
- the ccoN gene encoding cytochrome-c oxidase, cbb3-type subunit I, whose translation MSTNTDAIVYNEDVVKKFVLAAIFWGVVGFLAGDFIAWQLAFPVLNLDLEWTTFGRLRPVHTSAVIFAFGGNILFCTSLYTVQRTCRTGLFGGDGFATVVFWNFQALIVVAALTYALGFSQGQEYAEPEWWVDLWLTVIWVCYLIIFAGTIMKRREPHIYVANWFFFAMILTVAMLHLGNNLAVPAGFFGGSWMKSYNIFGGVQNAMTQWWYGHNAVGFFLTAGFLGIMYYFVPKRAERPVYSYRLSIVHFWALIFLYIWAGPHHLHYTALPDWAQTLGATFSIMLWMPSWGGMINGLMTLSGAWDKLRTDPVMRFLVSSVAFYGMSTFEGPMMSLKAVNSLSHYTDWTVGHVHSGALGWVAFVSFGALYYLVPKLWGRKEVYSLKLVGLHFWVATIGIVLYITSMWISGIMQGLMWRAYDNLGFLQYSFIETVEAMHPYYVIRATGGLLFVLGALIMVYNFIKTIKGDVAEEAMQPSTAGAR comes from the coding sequence ATGAGCACCAACACCGACGCCATCGTCTATAATGAAGACGTGGTGAAGAAGTTCGTCCTTGCGGCGATTTTCTGGGGTGTGGTTGGCTTTCTGGCTGGCGATTTCATCGCTTGGCAGTTGGCCTTCCCCGTCCTGAATCTGGATCTGGAGTGGACCACCTTCGGTCGTCTGCGTCCCGTCCACACTTCCGCCGTGATCTTCGCCTTCGGCGGCAATATCCTTTTCTGCACCTCGCTGTACACCGTGCAGCGCACCTGCCGCACCGGCTTGTTCGGCGGCGACGGCTTTGCCACCGTGGTGTTCTGGAACTTCCAGGCGCTGATCGTGGTTGCCGCGTTGACCTATGCCCTGGGCTTCTCCCAGGGTCAGGAATACGCCGAGCCGGAATGGTGGGTCGACCTGTGGCTGACCGTGATCTGGGTCTGCTATCTGATCATCTTCGCCGGTACCATCATGAAGCGTCGTGAACCCCACATCTATGTGGCCAACTGGTTCTTCTTCGCCATGATCCTGACCGTCGCCATGCTCCACCTGGGCAACAACCTGGCCGTTCCGGCCGGTTTCTTCGGTGGCAGCTGGATGAAGTCGTACAACATCTTCGGCGGCGTGCAGAACGCCATGACCCAATGGTGGTACGGCCATAACGCGGTGGGCTTCTTCCTGACCGCCGGCTTCCTGGGCATCATGTACTATTTCGTGCCCAAGCGCGCCGAACGTCCGGTCTATTCGTACCGTCTGTCGATCGTGCACTTCTGGGCACTGATCTTCCTGTACATCTGGGCCGGTCCGCACCACCTGCACTACACCGCCCTGCCCGATTGGGCCCAGACCCTGGGTGCGACCTTCTCGATCATGCTGTGGATGCCCTCTTGGGGTGGTATGATCAACGGCCTGATGACCCTGTCGGGTGCCTGGGACAAGCTGCGGACCGATCCGGTCATGCGTTTCCTGGTTTCCTCGGTGGCGTTCTACGGCATGTCGACCTTCGAAGGTCCGATGATGTCGCTCAAGGCCGTCAACTCGCTGTCGCACTACACCGACTGGACCGTCGGCCACGTGCACTCGGGTGCCTTGGGTTGGGTTGCCTTCGTCTCGTTCGGCGCTTTGTACTATCTGGTGCCGAAGCTGTGGGGCCGTAAGGAAGTCTACTCGCTGAAGCTGGTTGGCCTGCACTTCTGGGTCGCCACCATCGGTATCGTTCTGTACATCACCTCCATGTGGATCTCCGGCATCATGCAGGGTCTGATGTGGCGTGCGTACGACAACCTGGGCTTCCTGCAGTACTCGTTCATCGAGACCGTTGAAGCCATGCACCCCTATTATGTGATCCGCGCGACGGGCGGCCTGCTCTTCGTCCTGGGTGCCCTGATCATGGTCTACAACTTCATCAAGACCATCAAGGGTGACGTGGCCGAAGAGGCGATGCAGCCCTCGACTGCCGGCGCTCGCTAA
- a CDS encoding class I SAM-dependent rRNA methyltransferase, whose protein sequence is MNQNPSDRPVVRFAKGRARRFRSGHPWVFSNEIEMNAELKALPAGSLVTLMDAGDEKLGVASFNPHSLIAARVLSRRWTDVIDAGFIAARLKAAQALRDQLYPTPHYRLIHSEADTLPGLIVDRYGDVFALQINTAGMEALTPVLLEALTEVFNPRAVVLKNDSPVRILEGLALEHKIALGSLDGPVELEENGARFVADLTDGQKTGWFYDQRDNRAFIARLAKGRRMLDVYTYAGGFAIQGALNGATEVVAVDRSEHSLALAARAAELNGVSVQTVRAEAFAEMARLEAANERFGVVVVDPPAFVKSRKDVQSGAKGYRKMARLAAPLVEAGGFLLCASCSHHMPVDQFIEEIAHGLGQAGRSGRILRSAGAGSDHPLHPHLPESAYLKALVLQLD, encoded by the coding sequence ATGAACCAGAACCCGTCAGATCGTCCGGTCGTCCGCTTCGCCAAGGGCCGGGCCCGGCGCTTCCGTTCCGGCCACCCGTGGGTGTTCTCCAACGAAATCGAGATGAATGCCGAGCTGAAGGCCCTGCCCGCCGGCAGCTTGGTGACGCTGATGGATGCCGGTGACGAGAAGTTGGGGGTGGCCAGCTTCAACCCGCACTCGCTGATCGCCGCCCGCGTGCTGTCGCGACGCTGGACCGACGTCATCGATGCCGGCTTCATCGCCGCTCGTTTGAAGGCGGCCCAGGCCTTGCGCGATCAATTGTACCCCACGCCGCATTACCGGCTGATCCATTCCGAGGCCGACACTCTGCCCGGCCTGATCGTGGACCGCTACGGCGACGTGTTCGCCCTGCAAATCAACACCGCCGGCATGGAAGCCCTGACCCCGGTGCTGCTGGAAGCCCTGACCGAGGTGTTCAATCCCCGCGCCGTGGTACTGAAGAACGACAGCCCGGTGCGCATCCTGGAAGGGCTGGCGCTGGAGCACAAAATCGCCCTGGGCAGCCTGGACGGCCCGGTGGAACTGGAAGAAAACGGCGCCCGCTTCGTCGCCGACCTGACCGACGGGCAAAAGACCGGCTGGTTCTACGACCAGCGCGACAACCGCGCCTTCATCGCCCGGCTGGCTAAGGGACGGCGCATGCTGGACGTCTACACCTATGCCGGCGGCTTCGCCATCCAAGGCGCCCTCAATGGGGCCACCGAAGTGGTGGCGGTGGACCGGTCGGAACACTCGCTCGCCCTGGCCGCCCGCGCGGCGGAATTGAACGGGGTCTCGGTGCAGACCGTCCGGGCCGAGGCCTTCGCCGAAATGGCCCGTCTGGAGGCGGCGAACGAGCGCTTCGGCGTGGTGGTGGTCGACCCGCCGGCCTTCGTCAAATCCCGCAAAGACGTGCAATCGGGGGCCAAGGGCTATCGCAAGATGGCCCGACTGGCGGCGCCTTTGGTGGAAGCGGGTGGCTTCCTGCTGTGCGCGTCGTGCTCGCACCACATGCCCGTCGATCAGTTCATCGAGGAAATCGCCCACGGCCTGGGTCAGGCCGGGCGGTCGGGCCGCATCCTGCGCAGCGCCGGCGCCGGGTCCGATCACCCGCTGCATCCGCACCTGCCGGAAAGCGCCTATCTGAAGGCGCTGGTCCTGCAGCTGGATTGA
- a CDS encoding FIST C-terminal domain-containing protein: MPAAEQAQVGVLQQVCRQLRLPLAGAVFPALVTEAGERRDGVMLVRLAQMPPVRLFTGMDLPKAADQVVTQVAAWLDALPPGGAEPVLFSIFDACLGNLYALLCQLGHGLDDRVIYAGANAGQETFQLLDCVFDSDILAGNALLTVLLPSAARPSVEHGFSLPVRIMRATRTEANRILTLDDRPAFDVYREALVEDYGQELSVDSFYGHSVHFPLAILAGDSLVQVRIPVVLDAAGGLTCVGEVPEGSIIVIIRAPEVGESDCIDRIADHLGVSQDTLLTFYCAGRRMHLGPDGTRRELADLCRQTGSAHLAGALSLGEISTDGRGAPAFHNAALLCLRVRDQDQS; encoded by the coding sequence GTGCCAGCGGCGGAGCAGGCGCAGGTGGGGGTGTTGCAGCAGGTCTGCCGGCAATTACGGTTGCCCTTGGCCGGAGCGGTGTTTCCCGCCTTGGTGACGGAAGCGGGGGAGCGCCGTGACGGCGTGATGCTGGTGCGCTTGGCACAGATGCCGCCGGTACGGCTGTTTACCGGCATGGATCTGCCGAAGGCGGCGGATCAGGTGGTGACCCAGGTGGCGGCATGGCTCGACGCGCTGCCGCCGGGCGGGGCCGAGCCGGTTTTGTTCAGTATTTTCGACGCCTGCCTGGGTAATCTGTATGCACTGCTGTGCCAATTGGGCCACGGCCTGGACGACCGGGTGATCTATGCCGGGGCCAATGCCGGGCAGGAAACCTTTCAGCTGCTGGATTGCGTATTTGACAGCGATATCTTGGCCGGAAATGCCCTGTTGACGGTGCTGTTGCCGTCAGCGGCGCGGCCCAGTGTCGAACACGGCTTTTCCCTGCCGGTGCGGATCATGCGTGCCACCCGCACCGAGGCCAACCGCATCCTGACCTTGGATGACCGTCCGGCATTTGATGTCTATCGGGAAGCCTTGGTTGAGGATTATGGGCAGGAATTGTCCGTGGACAGCTTTTACGGGCATTCCGTCCACTTCCCCTTGGCGATCCTGGCCGGTGACTCCCTGGTGCAGGTCCGCATTCCGGTGGTGTTGGACGCAGCCGGCGGCTTGACCTGCGTCGGCGAGGTGCCCGAAGGCAGCATCATCGTCATCATCAGGGCGCCGGAGGTGGGGGAAAGCGATTGCATTGATCGTATCGCCGACCACTTGGGGGTCAGCCAGGACACGTTGCTGACTTTTTATTGTGCCGGTCGGCGTATGCATCTGGGGCCGGATGGGACAAGGCGTGAACTGGCGGATCTGTGCCGACAAACCGGCTCGGCCCATTTGGCCGGGGCGTTGTCTTTGGGCGAGATTTCCACCGATGGACGTGGCGCGCCGGCCTTTCACAATGCCGCCCTGCTGTGCCTGCGGGTGCGGGACCAGGATCAGTCCTGA
- a CDS encoding sensor histidine kinase: MSEPGTGGGFSLFDAEERALADARHLLGRMQGGEAASVADVQILADAYSRSVREQRRLVKVSDRLQNQMALLNQELERRRAEAEEALERLRQAQETLVQTEKLASLGALVGGVAHEINTPVGIALSCASHLADSTASIRALFEADDIGVDDFQHYMDTAADTAKLIVANCERAADLIRSFKQVAVDRTSSERRSFRLFDTITETVTSLKPNLRQGGHRIEMSCPADLELDGYPGAVSQILTNFVMNSLTHGYDPGQHGRLSIIAQVDAGDMVRLVYADDGKGIAEEHRTRVFDPFFTTRRGSGGSGLGLHIVFNLVTGPLGGQVQLEGAAQGGGTSFVLTFPRIAPENQTA, translated from the coding sequence ATGAGCGAGCCCGGCACAGGCGGCGGATTTAGTCTTTTCGACGCGGAAGAGCGGGCCCTGGCCGACGCCCGGCACTTGCTAGGGCGTATGCAAGGCGGCGAAGCCGCGTCCGTGGCGGACGTGCAGATTCTGGCCGATGCTTATTCGCGCTCGGTGCGTGAACAGCGCCGTCTGGTCAAGGTCAGTGACCGCCTGCAAAACCAGATGGCCTTGTTGAACCAGGAACTGGAACGGCGCCGCGCCGAGGCGGAAGAGGCGCTTGAACGCCTGCGCCAAGCCCAGGAGACCCTGGTGCAGACGGAAAAGCTGGCCTCGTTGGGCGCCTTGGTCGGTGGCGTCGCGCACGAAATCAACACCCCCGTCGGCATCGCCTTGTCCTGCGCTTCGCATCTGGCCGATTCCACCGCGTCGATCCGGGCCTTGTTCGAGGCCGACGACATCGGTGTCGACGATTTCCAGCATTACATGGATACCGCCGCCGACACCGCCAAGCTGATCGTCGCCAATTGTGAACGGGCCGCCGATTTGATCCGCAGTTTCAAGCAGGTGGCGGTGGATCGCACCTCGTCCGAGCGCCGCTCGTTCCGCCTGTTCGACACCATCACCGAAACGGTGACGTCGCTGAAACCCAACCTGCGTCAGGGCGGCCACCGTATCGAGATGTCCTGTCCCGCCGATCTGGAACTGGACGGTTATCCGGGGGCGGTGTCGCAGATTTTGACCAATTTCGTCATGAATTCGCTGACCCATGGCTATGATCCCGGTCAGCATGGCCGCCTGAGCATCATCGCTCAGGTGGACGCGGGCGACATGGTTCGGCTGGTCTATGCCGATGACGGCAAGGGTATCGCCGAGGAACACCGCACCCGCGTCTTTGATCCGTTCTTCACCACTCGACGCGGTAGCGGTGGGTCGGGCTTGGGGTTGCACATCGTCTTCAATCTGGTCACCGGCCCGCTGGGGGGGCAAGTGCAATTGGAAGGCGCGGCCCAGGGTGGCGGCACCAGCTTTGTCCTTACCTTTCCCCGCATCGCCCCGGAAAATCAGACCGCTTGA
- a CDS encoding DUF1987 domain-containing protein: MENLTIAASERSPEVNFDVAAGILQIKGESYPEDASSVFGPIFTALQDYLAQADGKGLKVDFELIYFNSSSAKALMNMFQMLENAKGTDIVVNWQFMADDETMKEFGEDFSEDLSHVTFNLVAVS, encoded by the coding sequence ATGGAAAACCTGACCATTGCCGCTTCCGAGCGCTCGCCCGAGGTGAACTTTGATGTCGCCGCCGGTATCTTGCAGATCAAGGGCGAGTCCTATCCCGAGGATGCTTCCTCGGTGTTCGGCCCCATTTTCACCGCGCTGCAAGACTATCTGGCCCAGGCGGACGGCAAGGGGTTGAAGGTTGATTTCGAGTTGATCTATTTCAACTCGTCTTCGGCCAAGGCGCTGATGAACATGTTCCAGATGCTGGAAAACGCCAAAGGCACCGATATCGTCGTCAATTGGCAGTTCATGGCCGATGACGAGACCATGAAGGAATTCGGCGAGGATTTTTCCGAAGACCTCAGCCATGTCACCTTCAATCTGGTGGCGGTATCCTGA
- a CDS encoding SiaB family protein kinase: MLAKQYRAFKSTLDERGIVFSFSGYLSEGILYSLGDALRQKMALEDTDVTTIKKVFSVFVEQSQNIIRYSADKVQGNLGKSVELSSGMVTIGSDNGQFFIVCGNIILEEDMEKLRGRLETLRGMGKDEIKAYYKEQLREPPDEGSRGATIGLIEIARRASAPIEFDFDRIDTDRHFFCLKVSI, encoded by the coding sequence ATGCTGGCGAAGCAATACCGGGCTTTTAAGTCGACACTGGACGAGCGGGGGATCGTCTTCTCGTTCTCGGGTTATCTGTCCGAAGGCATCCTGTATTCGTTGGGCGACGCCTTGCGGCAGAAAATGGCTCTCGAGGACACCGACGTCACCACCATCAAAAAGGTGTTCTCGGTGTTCGTCGAGCAGTCGCAGAACATCATCCGCTATTCGGCGGACAAGGTGCAGGGCAACCTGGGCAAGTCGGTCGAACTGTCCTCGGGCATGGTCACCATCGGCAGCGACAACGGCCAGTTCTTCATCGTCTGCGGCAACATCATCCTGGAAGAGGATATGGAAAAGCTGCGGGGGCGCCTGGAAACCCTGCGCGGCATGGGCAAGGACGAGATCAAGGCCTATTACAAGGAGCAGTTGCGCGAGCCACCCGACGAGGGCAGCCGCGGCGCCACCATCGGTCTGATCGAGATCGCGCGCCGGGCCAGTGCTCCCATCGAGTTCGATTTCGACCGCATCGACACCGATCGGCATTTCTTCTGCCTCAAAGTCTCCATCTAG
- a CDS encoding hybrid sensor histidine kinase/response regulator: MMVGSAPLILRDKPRRGAKLPPWPVLVVDDDEQVHAMTQILLRDFSFEGRGFQMISARSAAEARRVLAENPSIPVALFDVVMESPDAGLKLVRSVREDLRNHEIRIILRTGQPGEAPERDVVVSYDVNDYKSKSELTAQKLFTALVGALRAWRDIETINSLNQKLAEANEQLELKVAERTAELMDSRDALARAKDRAEVALERETAAKSQLRQFLSMVSHEFRTPLAIIDSAAQMLMMRAQRVDSGMLTRLETIRGAVGRLIDLIGTCLADEQLETGRMILQEQVLDLAPILRAAVAHHQAASGGRQVLLDMGRVTRVWGDSNLLPLVINNLISNALKYSVDDPVQVKLRANHGGVVLTVRDEGIGIPLADQPRVFERFYRAGNAHKLSGSGIGLHMVRQIVDLHGGSVVIDSTEGIGTIVTVHLRCPPRDGAVRDGGGTPA, encoded by the coding sequence ATGATGGTCGGTTCCGCTCCACTTATTCTGCGCGACAAGCCTCGACGTGGCGCCAAGTTGCCGCCGTGGCCGGTGCTGGTGGTCGACGACGACGAACAAGTCCACGCCATGACCCAGATCCTGTTGCGCGACTTTTCCTTCGAAGGCCGTGGCTTCCAGATGATTTCCGCCCGTTCGGCGGCCGAGGCCCGACGGGTGCTGGCGGAAAATCCGTCCATTCCGGTCGCCTTGTTCGACGTGGTGATGGAAAGCCCCGATGCCGGTCTGAAGCTGGTGCGCAGCGTGCGCGAGGATTTGCGCAACCATGAAATCCGCATCATTTTGCGCACCGGTCAGCCGGGCGAGGCGCCGGAACGCGACGTGGTCGTCTCCTATGACGTCAACGATTACAAAAGCAAAAGCGAACTGACGGCGCAAAAACTGTTCACGGCCCTGGTCGGCGCCCTGCGCGCCTGGCGCGACATCGAAACCATCAACAGCCTCAATCAGAAGCTGGCCGAAGCCAACGAACAGCTGGAACTGAAGGTGGCCGAGCGCACGGCGGAACTGATGGACAGCCGCGATGCCCTGGCCCGGGCCAAGGATCGGGCGGAAGTGGCGCTGGAACGGGAGACGGCGGCCAAAAGCCAGCTGCGCCAGTTTCTGTCCATGGTCAGCCATGAATTCCGCACCCCCTTGGCCATCATCGATTCGGCGGCGCAGATGCTGATGATGCGGGCGCAACGGGTGGATTCGGGCATGTTGACCCGGCTCGAGACCATTCGCGGCGCGGTCGGGCGGCTGATCGACCTGATCGGCACCTGCTTGGCCGACGAACAGTTGGAAACCGGGCGGATGATCCTGCAAGAACAGGTGCTCGACCTGGCGCCCATCCTGCGGGCGGCGGTGGCCCATCATCAGGCGGCCTCGGGCGGGCGGCAGGTGCTGCTTGATATGGGCCGGGTGACGCGGGTGTGGGGTGATTCCAATCTGTTGCCGCTGGTCATCAACAACCTGATCTCCAACGCCCTCAAATATTCCGTCGATGATCCGGTGCAGGTGAAGCTCAGGGCCAATCACGGCGGCGTGGTGCTGACCGTGCGCGACGAGGGTATCGGTATCCCCCTGGCCGACCAGCCGCGCGTGTTCGAGCGTTTCTATCGGGCCGGCAATGCGCATAAATTGTCGGGCTCGGGCATCGGCCTGCACATGGTCCGCCAGATCGTCGACCTGCATGGCGGGAGTGTGGTGATCGACAGTACCGAGGGTATCGGCACCATCGTCACCGTGCATCTGCGCTGCCCCCCCCGCGATGGCGCTGTCAGGGACGGGGGCGGAACGCCTGCTTGA
- a CDS encoding response regulator transcription factor yields the protein MARIAVVEDEASLRADVVEYLSACGHVVVGCEDGRALDRALAEHPADLIILDINLPGEDGFSIAKRLRDHSEIGIIMLTARGVNVDRVVGLEIGADVYLVKPVELRELEAQVRSLSRRLQGAATVPVAAGGLTPTGAQWVYDQLAWSLVSPDGGSTKLTANERVFVSLLVERPGEPVSRSAIFKALGKREWDAGDRSVDSMVRRLRAKGEEALGRELPIEAVHGTGYAFTAPVAVR from the coding sequence ATGGCGCGCATAGCCGTAGTCGAAGATGAAGCATCGTTGCGGGCGGACGTGGTGGAATACCTGTCCGCCTGTGGTCATGTGGTGGTGGGTTGTGAAGATGGCCGCGCCCTGGACCGGGCCTTGGCCGAACACCCCGCCGATCTGATCATCCTGGACATCAATCTGCCCGGCGAGGACGGGTTTTCCATCGCCAAGCGCCTGCGTGACCATTCGGAAATCGGCATCATCATGCTGACCGCCCGTGGCGTGAACGTGGACCGGGTGGTTGGCTTGGAAATCGGCGCCGACGTCTATCTGGTCAAGCCGGTGGAACTGCGCGAGTTGGAAGCCCAGGTGCGGTCGTTGTCGCGTCGTTTGCAAGGGGCGGCGACGGTGCCGGTCGCCGCTGGCGGACTGACGCCGACGGGGGCTCAGTGGGTTTACGACCAATTGGCTTGGTCCTTGGTTTCCCCCGATGGCGGCAGTACCAAATTGACCGCCAATGAACGGGTGTTCGTGTCGCTGCTGGTGGAGCGCCCGGGTGAGCCGGTGTCGCGTTCGGCCATCTTCAAGGCTCTGGGCAAGCGCGAATGGGATGCCGGCGACCGTTCGGTCGATTCCATGGTGCGTCGCCTGCGCGCCAAGGGCGAGGAAGCCCTGGGCCGCGAATTGCCCATCGAGGCGGTGCACGGCACCGGCTATGCCTTCACTGCGCCGGTGGCTGTGCGCTGA
- a CDS encoding helix-turn-helix domain-containing protein, translating to MSVALAEIRSAAPLRYKVSDPFVADVIATVAAEFGLSEREMMVHSRDHRLWKPRMAAMYYARLLTSCSLPELGRVFGGRSHTTVLRAFRRCREMIDSDEVWAGRMDRLLVKLVEKIVAPKM from the coding sequence ATGTCCGTCGCTCTTGCTGAAATCCGCTCTGCCGCGCCGCTCCGCTACAAGGTCAGCGATCCCTTCGTCGCCGACGTCATCGCCACCGTGGCCGCCGAGTTCGGTTTGTCCGAGCGCGAAATGATGGTCCACTCCCGCGATCACCGGCTGTGGAAGCCGCGCATGGCCGCCATGTACTATGCCCGTCTGCTGACCTCGTGCTCGTTGCCGGAGCTGGGCCGGGTGTTCGGCGGTCGCAGTCACACCACCGTGTTGCGCGCCTTCCGCCGTTGCCGCGAGATGATCGACAGTGACGAGGTGTGGGCCGGTCGCATGGATCGTCTGCTGGTCAAGCTGGTGGAAAAGATCGTCGCTCCCAAGATGTGA